The Candidatus Limnocylindrales bacterium genome has a segment encoding these proteins:
- a CDS encoding SulP family inorganic anion transporter translates to MASPSTSLLLRRIPALDSLRSYGLAELRADVIAGITVATVAVPQAMAYAIVAGLPPQYGLYTAIVMTAVGAVLDSSRQLINGPTNAISIALLSALALVPPQERLAAAILMSLLVGTIQIGITLLQLGDLTRYISHSVIVGFTLGAGTLLVLDQLKNLLGLQAAGEVHSAFLVRLWETLAHGGPVHVPTLAIGVAAIASVLTLRSLKARLGLRLFPDLLATVVLTAAAAAWMKLDQQGVALVGEIPRDLPHFAMPSLDSPHLQSLTTSALAIATLGLLEAVSMAKAIAAQTRQKLDMNQQCLSEGVANAVGSFFQCFPGSGSLTRSAINQQAGGVTQWSGVISAAAVAAIMLAFAPYARFIPRSAMAGILIVSAWKMVDWNALRYHVRASRFDTIIVAVTAVSAVAVSIEFCVLIGVFMSFLLVVPRAARMHMTEFIVTPDRVIQERLHDELVCDRIMVFGLEGEMFFGSAPELEQHLETIESRIRERTRAVVLRVKRVRSPDAVCMSVLDEHLERMKARGVQVILVGVRDDLAEALERTGIAERLGQANIFREQPIRHTSTRKGVQYAFTLMGEPCETCPLRGREVHRGVLYYEI, encoded by the coding sequence ATGGCCAGTCCTTCGACCAGTCTGCTCCTGCGGCGGATCCCTGCCCTGGACTCCCTGCGCAGTTACGGCCTTGCCGAGCTGCGCGCCGACGTCATCGCGGGCATCACCGTGGCCACCGTGGCCGTGCCGCAGGCGATGGCGTACGCGATCGTCGCCGGGCTGCCGCCGCAGTACGGGCTCTACACCGCCATCGTGATGACGGCGGTCGGCGCGGTGCTGGACTCTTCCCGCCAGCTGATCAACGGGCCGACGAATGCCATTTCGATCGCGCTGCTGAGCGCGCTGGCGCTGGTGCCGCCGCAGGAGCGGCTGGCGGCCGCGATCCTGATGTCGCTGCTGGTGGGGACGATTCAGATCGGCATCACGCTCCTGCAGCTGGGCGACCTGACGCGCTACATCTCCCACTCCGTCATCGTCGGCTTCACGCTCGGCGCCGGCACGCTGCTGGTGCTCGACCAGCTCAAGAACCTGCTCGGGCTGCAGGCCGCCGGCGAGGTGCACTCCGCGTTCCTGGTGCGGCTGTGGGAGACGCTGGCGCACGGCGGGCCGGTGCACGTGCCGACGCTGGCGATCGGAGTGGCGGCCATCGCCTCGGTGCTGACGCTGCGCTCGCTGAAGGCGCGCCTGGGCCTGCGGCTGTTTCCCGACCTGCTGGCCACCGTCGTGCTGACGGCGGCGGCCGCGGCGTGGATGAAGCTCGACCAGCAGGGCGTTGCGTTGGTCGGCGAGATCCCGCGCGATCTGCCGCACTTCGCCATGCCCTCCCTGGACAGCCCGCATCTGCAATCGCTGACCACGAGCGCGCTGGCGATCGCGACGCTGGGCCTTCTCGAGGCCGTGTCGATGGCCAAGGCGATCGCGGCGCAGACGCGGCAAAAGCTGGACATGAACCAGCAGTGCCTGTCGGAAGGCGTTGCCAACGCCGTCGGCTCGTTCTTCCAATGCTTTCCCGGCTCCGGCTCGTTGACGCGCTCGGCGATCAACCAGCAGGCCGGCGGCGTCACGCAATGGTCCGGTGTGATCTCGGCGGCGGCGGTGGCCGCGATCATGCTGGCGTTCGCGCCCTATGCGCGCTTCATCCCCCGCTCGGCGATGGCCGGCATCCTCATCGTCTCGGCCTGGAAGATGGTGGACTGGAATGCGCTGCGCTACCACGTGCGCGCCTCCCGCTTCGACACCATCATCGTGGCCGTGACGGCCGTCTCGGCGGTCGCCGTCAGCATCGAGTTCTGCGTGCTGATCGGCGTCTTCATGTCGTTCCTGCTGGTGGTGCCGCGCGCGGCGCGCATGCACATGACCGAGTTCATCGTCACGCCCGACCGCGTGATCCAGGAGCGTCTGCACGACGAGCTCGTATGCGACCGCATCATGGTCTTCGGCCTCGAAGGCGAGATGTTCTTCGGATCGGCGCCCGAGTTGGAGCAGCACCTGGAGACGATCGAGTCGCGCATCCGCGAACGCACGCGCGCCGTCGTGTTGCGCGTCAAGCGGGTGCGAAGCCCGGACGCCGTCTGCATGAGCGTTCTCGACGAGCACCTGGAGCGGATGAAGGCCCGCGGCGTGCAGGTGATCCTGGTCGGCGTGCGCGACGATCTGGCCGAGGCGCTGGAGCGCACCGGCATCGCCGAGCGCCTGGGCCAGGCCAACATCTTCCGCGAGCAGCCGATCCGCCACACCAGCACGCGCAAGGGCGTCCAGTACGCGTTCACGCTCATGGGAGAGCCCTGCGAGACCTGCCCGCTGCGCGGC
- a CDS encoding SPOR domain-containing protein: protein MATRRSRQQLQFSGFEMTMLAVSFVVTAVCVFFLGFYVGKKNAALHAPQEDRVARIPVDDFSKYARPAVPAGASVEAAGADKTSQAKADDEADAKAVAVAKAEVAAPDDAKAERKVRKGQEAETPMADDAADDQEPAVPAKARKKADAAVEEPAEEARDDAEEDAEDGQARAPGYTVQVLATRKEADAEALIKKLKARGYEAYVKRVSDGQTSWYRVRVGRYGGFGDARAMADRCRRELGLEQAFVSTE from the coding sequence ATGGCGACCAGACGTAGCAGACAGCAACTGCAGTTCAGCGGCTTCGAGATGACGATGCTGGCGGTGAGCTTCGTCGTCACGGCGGTTTGTGTCTTTTTCCTCGGCTTCTACGTGGGCAAGAAGAACGCCGCGCTGCATGCCCCGCAGGAGGATCGAGTCGCCCGCATCCCGGTGGACGACTTCTCCAAGTATGCACGTCCGGCCGTGCCCGCCGGGGCGTCGGTGGAGGCCGCCGGCGCGGACAAGACCTCGCAGGCCAAGGCGGATGACGAGGCCGATGCCAAGGCAGTCGCCGTCGCCAAGGCCGAGGTCGCCGCACCTGACGATGCGAAGGCCGAGCGCAAGGTGCGCAAGGGCCAGGAGGCGGAGACGCCGATGGCCGATGATGCCGCCGACGACCAGGAGCCGGCGGTGCCAGCCAAGGCACGCAAGAAGGCCGATGCGGCCGTCGAGGAGCCCGCCGAAGAGGCGCGCGACGACGCCGAAGAGGATGCCGAGGACGGTCAGGCGCGCGCGCCGGGCTACACGGTGCAGGTGCTGGCGACCCGCAAGGAGGCGGACGCCGAAGCGCTCATCAAGAAGCTCAAGGCTCGCGGGTATGAAGCCTACGTCAAGCGCGTCAGCGACGGCCAGACCTCCTGGTATCGGGTGCGCGTCGGGCGCTACGGCGGCTTCGGCGACGCGCGCGCCATGGCCGATCGCTGCCGGCGCGAGCTCGGCCTGGAGCAGGCCTTCGTCAGCACCGAATGA
- a CDS encoding alpha-ketoglutarate-dependent dioxygenase AlkB, producing MKQAELFSVPPALPSGFHYQADFLSHAEEERLLATLATLPFREAQYKQFTARRRIVSFGGSYDFSSNELIPAGPVPEFLHPLRERIAEWSGIPAQELTHALIAEYQPGTQLGWHRDVPDFEKITGVSLAGACRMRLRPYPPEKGRRDLTIPLDLPPRSAYAMRGVARWGWQHAISPTKELRYSITFRTLAGERQRVA from the coding sequence ATGAAGCAGGCCGAGCTCTTTTCGGTCCCGCCCGCGCTTCCGTCCGGCTTCCACTACCAGGCCGACTTCCTCAGCCACGCCGAGGAGGAACGGCTGCTGGCGACGCTGGCCACGCTCCCGTTTCGCGAGGCGCAGTACAAGCAGTTCACGGCCAGGCGCCGCATCGTCAGCTTCGGCGGCAGCTACGACTTCAGCAGCAACGAGCTGATCCCGGCCGGGCCGGTACCGGAGTTCCTGCACCCGCTGCGCGAACGCATCGCCGAGTGGAGCGGCATTCCGGCGCAGGAGCTGACGCACGCGCTCATCGCCGAGTATCAGCCAGGCACGCAGCTCGGATGGCACCGCGACGTGCCCGACTTCGAGAAGATCACCGGAGTCTCCCTGGCCGGCGCGTGCCGCATGCGCCTTCGTCCGTATCCACCGGAGAAGGGGAGGCGGGACCTGACGATTCCGCTCGACCTGCCGCCGCGCTCCGCCTACGCGATGCGCGGCGTGGCGCGCTGGGGGTGGCAGCACGCGATCTCGCCGACCAAGGAGCTTCGCTACTCGATCACGTTCCGGACGCTGGCGGGCGAGAGGCAGCGCGTCGCTTGA